Proteins encoded by one window of Streptococcus sanguinis:
- a CDS encoding ATP-binding cassette domain-containing protein: MTIEIVNVTKKYGSKEIFTDLNLTFEAGKSYALIGGSGSGKSTLLNIIGRLEKIDSGKVLVDKQDIWKTKERTYFKNTIGYVFQNYSLIENKTVYDNLKLLNKDKKIISEILEKVGLSTDYLKHKIYELSGGQAQRVAIARMLMKPRKIILADEPTGALDSEIGNEIINLLLSEAAKNNYVIIATHDPAVYSKVDVIIDIKDIGSQA, translated from the coding sequence ATGACAATTGAAATTGTGAATGTTACAAAAAAATATGGCTCAAAAGAAATATTTACAGATTTAAATTTAACCTTTGAAGCTGGGAAAAGCTACGCCTTGATTGGCGGTTCGGGTTCAGGTAAAAGTACCTTGCTAAACATTATAGGAAGGCTAGAAAAAATTGACAGTGGAAAAGTGTTAGTTGATAAACAGGATATTTGGAAAACCAAAGAAAGAACCTATTTTAAAAATACTATTGGGTATGTATTCCAAAATTATTCTTTGATAGAAAACAAAACAGTATATGATAATTTAAAACTCCTCAATAAAGACAAAAAGATTATATCTGAGATACTTGAAAAAGTAGGCCTTTCTACGGACTATTTAAAACATAAAATATATGAATTGTCTGGGGGACAAGCTCAGCGTGTAGCTATTGCAAGAATGTTAATGAAACCGCGTAAAATTATTTTAGCGGATGAACCTACAGGAGCCTTGGATAGTGAGATTGGGAATGAAATCATCAACTTATTATTGAGTGAAGCAGCCAAGAATAATTATGTTATTATAGCAACGCATGATCCAGCTGTATATAGTAAAGTTGATGTTATCATTGATATAAAAGATATAGGAAGTCAGGCATGA
- a CDS encoding helix-turn-helix domain-containing protein: MKISQVLKGIRQQNQLTQETLAERLKVSRSAIARWESEKGIPDIGNLIAISREFDISLDTLIKEDERLEKKVIEDSKAKKWHYLVIFYLFSALVEIAIFAYLHHIFMAGFLISTLFMLFFELRIFIKEKIWMQKDK, from the coding sequence ATGAAAATTTCACAAGTTCTCAAAGGCATTCGTCAACAAAATCAACTCACTCAGGAGACTTTGGCAGAAAGGCTCAAGGTTTCCCGCTCTGCCATTGCCCGCTGGGAAAGCGAAAAAGGTATCCCTGATATTGGAAATCTCATCGCTATCAGTCGGGAGTTTGATATCAGTCTGGACACACTCATCAAGGAGGATGAGCGCTTGGAGAAAAAGGTTATCGAAGACAGCAAGGCCAAGAAATGGCACTATTTGGTCATTTTCTACCTCTTCTCCGCTTTGGTTGAAATTGCCATCTTTGCCTATTTACACCATATCTTTATGGCTGGCTTCCTCATTTCCACTCTCTTTATGCTTTTCTTCGAGCTGCGCATCTTTATCAAGGAAAAGATTTGGATGCAGAAGGATAAATAA
- a CDS encoding competence/damage-inducible protein A: MKAEIIAVGTEILTGQIVNTNAQFLSEKLASLGIDVYFQTAVGDNENRLLSVLEIAQRRSNLIILTGGLGPTEDDLTKQTLAKFLGRELNFDSQAVEKLDRFFASRPDYARTPNNERQAQLVGGSTPLPNATGLAVGGLLEADGVTYVVLPGPPSELKPMVNNELVPLLSTGQKLYSRVLRFFGIGESQLVTILSEMIEQQSDPTIAPYAKTGEVTLRLSTKALSQAEADTKFEAVEKEILAYKTFEGQPLSEIFYGYGDDNSLAQVAFELLKSQGKTISAAESLTAGLFQATLADFAGASSIFSGGFVTYSMEEKSRMLDIPLGDLEEHGVVSAFTAGKMAEQARKLTESDLAVSLTGVAGPDSLEDHPAGTVFIGLASASGTETIKVNIAGRSRRDVRKIAVLHAFNLVRKTLLNS, from the coding sequence ATGAAAGCAGAAATTATTGCTGTGGGCACCGAGATTCTGACGGGTCAGATTGTCAATACCAATGCCCAATTTTTATCTGAAAAACTGGCGAGTCTGGGGATTGATGTCTATTTTCAAACAGCAGTGGGGGACAATGAAAATCGTCTCCTCTCTGTTTTGGAAATTGCCCAAAGGCGCAGTAATCTGATTATCCTGACAGGAGGCTTGGGGCCTACGGAAGATGATTTGACCAAGCAGACCTTGGCTAAGTTCTTAGGGCGCGAGCTCAATTTTGACTCACAGGCTGTGGAAAAGCTGGATCGCTTTTTTGCTAGTCGACCGGATTATGCTCGAACTCCCAATAATGAGCGTCAGGCCCAGCTAGTCGGAGGCTCGACGCCGTTACCAAATGCGACCGGCTTAGCTGTCGGAGGCTTGTTAGAAGCAGACGGAGTGACCTATGTAGTTCTGCCTGGCCCGCCTAGCGAGCTTAAACCTATGGTCAATAATGAGCTGGTTCCCCTCTTATCCACAGGTCAGAAACTGTATTCACGGGTGCTGCGATTCTTTGGTATTGGCGAGAGTCAGCTAGTGACTATTTTGTCAGAGATGATTGAGCAGCAGAGTGACCCCACTATTGCTCCTTATGCAAAGACGGGAGAGGTTACCCTGCGACTGTCCACCAAGGCCCTGAGTCAGGCAGAAGCTGACACCAAGTTTGAGGCTGTGGAAAAGGAAATTTTGGCATATAAGACTTTTGAGGGACAGCCCTTGTCAGAGATTTTCTATGGTTACGGCGATGACAATTCCTTGGCACAGGTGGCTTTTGAGTTGCTGAAGAGTCAAGGGAAGACGATTTCGGCGGCGGAGAGTCTGACAGCAGGCCTCTTTCAAGCGACCTTGGCTGATTTTGCTGGAGCCTCTTCCATTTTTTCAGGTGGCTTTGTCACCTACAGCATGGAGGAAAAGAGCCGGATGCTGGATATTCCGTTGGGAGACTTGGAGGAGCATGGAGTTGTTTCAGCTTTTACGGCAGGGAAAATGGCAGAGCAGGCTAGAAAGCTGACCGAAAGCGACTTAGCTGTCAGTTTGACAGGTGTGGCAGGCCCAGATTCACTGGAAGATCATCCTGCAGGGACCGTTTTTATCGGTTTAGCTAGTGCTTCAGGAACGGAAACTATTAAGGTCAATATTGCTGGACGCAGTCGTCGTGATGTGCGGAAAATTGCTGTTCTGCACGCCTTCAACCTAGTACGAAAAACTTTATTAAATAGCTGA
- the spx gene encoding transcriptional regulator Spx, which yields MITIYTVSSCTSCKKAKTWLNAHQLTYKEQNLGKEGITKEELLDILTKTENGIASIVSSKNRYAKGLGVDIEELSVNEVLDIIMETPRILKSPILVDDKRLQVGYKEDDIRAFLPRSVRNVENAEARLRAAL from the coding sequence ATGATCACAATCTATACTGTCTCAAGTTGTACTAGTTGTAAAAAAGCAAAAACCTGGCTAAACGCTCATCAATTAACTTATAAAGAACAAAATTTAGGCAAAGAAGGCATCACCAAAGAGGAACTTCTGGATATTTTAACCAAAACAGAAAATGGTATCGCGAGCATTGTTTCATCAAAAAACCGCTATGCTAAAGGTTTGGGTGTTGACATTGAGGAATTAAGTGTCAACGAAGTTCTTGACATCATCATGGAGACCCCGCGTATTTTGAAAAGTCCCATTTTAGTGGATGATAAACGTCTCCAAGTTGGTTACAAAGAAGATGATATCCGTGCTTTTCTGCCACGTTCTGTTCGTAATGTTGAAAATGCAGAAGCTCGTCTGCGGGCAGCTCTCTAA
- a CDS encoding DUF1292 domain-containing protein → MTHDHNHDHEHEERELITLVDEQGNETLFEILLTIDGKEEFGKNYVLLIPANAEEDENGEVEIQAYSFTENEDGTEGDLQPIPEDSDAEWDMIEEVFNSFMEE, encoded by the coding sequence ATGACACATGATCATAACCATGACCACGAGCATGAAGAGCGCGAATTAATCACCTTGGTTGACGAGCAAGGGAACGAAACTTTATTTGAAATTCTTTTGACCATTGACGGCAAGGAAGAGTTTGGCAAGAATTATGTTCTTTTGATTCCGGCCAATGCGGAAGAAGATGAGAATGGTGAAGTAGAGATTCAAGCTTATTCCTTTACCGAAAATGAAGATGGTACAGAAGGCGACCTGCAGCCAATCCCAGAGGACTCAGATGCTGAATGGGATATGATTGAAGAAGTCTTCAACAGCTTTATGGAAGAGTAA
- a CDS encoding SP0191 family lipoprotein, protein MKKILLGLGLSVALLAGCGHKKTETNSNAADKKEISNNLPIIDNAKQQEVITRTLVFPKDERGNQQSQTVTYQGEHFKRLVIERLTATDDEMKEAIKQMGLEEAQKSLNESLEQDADYVQARGLQGFSGSVTILNENELKMTSTYDFESLDIEKAAAMPYFQNLKLKEMIKLTPEEYINNLLMNGAEEQK, encoded by the coding sequence ATGAAGAAAATTTTATTAGGACTGGGATTGAGTGTGGCGTTGTTAGCAGGCTGTGGACATAAAAAGACAGAGACAAATTCGAATGCGGCTGACAAGAAAGAAATCAGCAATAATCTGCCTATCATTGATAATGCCAAGCAGCAGGAAGTGATTACTCGGACACTTGTTTTTCCAAAGGATGAACGAGGAAACCAGCAGAGCCAGACAGTGACTTATCAGGGAGAGCATTTTAAACGCTTGGTTATTGAAAGGCTGACTGCGACTGATGATGAGATGAAAGAAGCCATCAAGCAGATGGGGCTGGAGGAAGCGCAGAAGTCTCTCAATGAGTCACTGGAGCAGGATGCAGACTATGTGCAGGCTCGTGGACTTCAAGGCTTTAGCGGTTCAGTGACAATTTTGAATGAGAACGAGCTGAAAATGACTTCTACCTATGACTTTGAGAGTCTGGATATCGAAAAAGCAGCGGCTATGCCTTATTTTCAAAATCTCAAGCTCAAAGAAATGATTAAGCTGACGCCAGAAGAATATATCAACAATCTCCTGATGAATGGAGCAGAAGAGCAGAAATAA
- the ruvX gene encoding Holliday junction resolvase RuvX — MRIMGLDVGSKTVGVAISDPLGFTAQGLEIIPIHEEKGEFGLERLGELVKEYKVDKFVIGLPKNMNNTSGPRVEASQAYGQRVSELFGLPVDYQDERLTTVAAERMLVEQADISRSKRKKVIDKLAAQLILQNYLDRNF; from the coding sequence ATGAGAATTATGGGATTAGATGTGGGCTCGAAAACGGTTGGGGTTGCCATTAGTGATCCTCTTGGTTTTACGGCTCAAGGACTGGAGATTATTCCGATTCATGAAGAAAAGGGCGAATTCGGCTTAGAGCGCTTGGGCGAGCTGGTGAAAGAGTACAAGGTTGATAAGTTTGTTATTGGCCTGCCTAAGAACATGAACAATACCAGCGGGCCTCGAGTGGAGGCCAGTCAGGCTTATGGCCAGCGGGTTTCTGAGCTGTTTGGTCTGCCGGTTGACTATCAGGATGAGCGTCTGACGACGGTGGCTGCTGAGCGCATGCTGGTGGAGCAGGCGGACATTAGCCGCAGCAAGCGTAAGAAAGTTATTGATAAGCTGGCGGCGCAGCTGATTTTGCAGAATTATCTGGATCGAAATTTTTAG
- a CDS encoding SP_0198 family lipoprotein yields MAISKKLIFSGLTAAAVLALTACGSNQNQTAPSSQSQSAASSKPAESSSVASTSSAANSSSSASASSSEQAANGELDGSYHTSHEGDQLTLQISGTTGQLTKVEADGEQEIEQVQIDTTNQTMIIGDDVKRYRIEGNQLTIEDLSQEPYDDDTLVFTKQ; encoded by the coding sequence ATGGCAATTTCTAAAAAGTTAATCTTTTCGGGTCTAACTGCTGCGGCTGTTTTGGCCTTGACAGCTTGCGGTTCTAATCAGAACCAGACGGCACCTTCCTCTCAGTCTCAGTCAGCCGCTTCTAGCAAGCCAGCAGAGTCTTCGTCAGTAGCTAGCACGTCTAGTGCGGCCAATAGTAGCTCATCTGCTTCAGCCTCCTCTTCCGAGCAAGCAGCCAATGGCGAGCTGGATGGCAGCTACCATACAAGTCATGAAGGTGATCAGCTGACCTTGCAGATTTCAGGCACCACTGGCCAGCTGACCAAGGTTGAGGCGGATGGTGAGCAGGAGATTGAACAGGTTCAGATTGATACTACCAACCAGACCATGATCATTGGGGATGACGTCAAACGCTATCGCATTGAGGGCAATCAGCTGACAATCGAGGACCTTTCCCAAGAGCCTTATGATGACGACACACTGGTCTTTACAAAACAATGA
- a CDS encoding bifunctional folylpolyglutamate synthase/dihydrofolate synthase produces MNEIEEWLNSRIGLNFRSGLGRMQRAVALLGNPEQSFPTIHVTGTNGKGSTIAFMRRLFAEHGRKTGSFTSPHMISIHDRICINGQPIAPADFIRLGQEVQKMEQELLKSHDQLSYFEILTLIAFLYFKEQEVDIALIEVGIGGLLDTTNVITGDIAAISSVGLDHQETLGRSLTAIAEQKAGIFKPGRPAVIGPLPEEARLVCEQRAQELGIELYQYGRDFSLTNQTFSNSTRTLSNLELGLKGGYQEENAALALQAFLLFMQQQGWEIDSAKIRTALQETRWAGRLEEASPGIYLDGAHNLPALERLVEFIQSQNDKECLLLFGALKRKDYSAMLAYLREALPDVQLTVTSFSDGDSLGQAEVEGFFYIEDYRQFIQNFKERQNDNQLLFITGSLYFIAEVRAYLTSL; encoded by the coding sequence ATGAATGAAATTGAAGAATGGCTGAACAGCCGAATTGGTCTAAACTTTCGTTCGGGTCTAGGGCGGATGCAGCGGGCTGTAGCTCTTTTGGGAAATCCTGAGCAGAGTTTTCCAACGATTCATGTAACGGGTACAAATGGCAAAGGTTCTACTATTGCTTTCATGCGTCGGCTGTTTGCGGAGCATGGTCGCAAGACAGGAAGTTTTACTTCGCCTCACATGATTAGTATTCACGATCGGATTTGTATTAACGGTCAACCGATTGCTCCAGCTGATTTTATCCGTCTGGGTCAAGAGGTGCAAAAGATGGAGCAAGAACTGCTCAAAAGTCATGACCAGTTGTCCTATTTTGAAATTCTGACCTTGATTGCCTTTCTCTATTTCAAGGAGCAGGAAGTGGACATAGCCCTGATTGAGGTGGGAATCGGCGGACTCTTGGACACGACTAATGTCATTACGGGAGATATTGCGGCCATCAGCTCCGTGGGCTTGGACCATCAGGAGACTCTGGGAAGGAGCTTGACGGCGATTGCGGAGCAAAAGGCAGGGATTTTCAAGCCGGGACGACCAGCGGTCATCGGGCCGCTGCCAGAGGAAGCGCGATTGGTTTGTGAGCAGAGAGCTCAGGAGCTAGGAATAGAACTCTATCAGTATGGTCGCGATTTTTCTCTGACGAATCAGACTTTTTCCAATTCGACTAGGACCCTATCCAATCTTGAACTGGGACTCAAGGGAGGCTATCAGGAGGAAAATGCAGCGCTGGCTTTGCAGGCTTTCCTGCTCTTCATGCAGCAGCAGGGGTGGGAAATAGATTCTGCTAAGATTCGGACAGCCTTGCAGGAGACTCGCTGGGCAGGGCGCTTGGAAGAAGCCAGCCCAGGTATTTATCTTGATGGGGCCCATAATCTTCCTGCGCTGGAAAGGTTAGTAGAGTTTATCCAGAGCCAGAATGACAAAGAGTGCCTGCTTCTTTTCGGTGCTCTCAAACGTAAGGACTATAGCGCTATGCTGGCTTATCTGCGAGAGGCTCTGCCAGATGTTCAGTTGACGGTTACTTCCTTTTCTGATGGAGATTCCCTTGGTCAAGCTGAAGTGGAAGGCTTCTTCTACATAGAGGATTATAGGCAGTTTATTCAGAATTTTAAGGAGAGGCAAAACGATAATCAGCTGCTTTTCATTACGGGGTCCCTCTATTTTATTGCGGAAGTCAGAGCTTATTTGACAAGTTTATAA
- a CDS encoding IreB family regulatory phosphoprotein, with amino-acid sequence MGFTDETVRFNLDDSNKKEISETLTDVYKSLNEKGYNPINQIVGYVLSGDPAYVPRYNNARNQIRKYERDEIVEELVRYYLKGQGVDL; translated from the coding sequence GTGGGATTTACAGATGAAACAGTACGTTTTAATCTCGATGATTCAAATAAAAAGGAAATTAGCGAGACTTTGACCGATGTCTACAAGTCGCTCAATGAAAAAGGATACAATCCAATCAATCAAATCGTGGGATACGTACTCAGTGGCGATCCTGCGTACGTACCTCGCTATAACAATGCTCGCAATCAAATCCGCAAATACGAGCGCGATGAGATTGTTGAGGAGTTGGTTCGTTATTATTTGAAAGGACAAGGCGTCGATCTCTAA
- the recA gene encoding recombinase RecA encodes MAKKQKKLDEISKKFGDERQKALDNALKNIEKDFGKGAIMRLGERAEQKVQVMSSGSLALDIALGAGGYPKGRIIEIYGPESSGKTTVALHAVAQAQKEGGIAAFIDAEHALDPSYAAALGVNIDELLLSQPDSGEQGLEIAGKLIDSGAVDLVVVDSVAALVPRAEIDGDIGDSHVGLQARMMSQAMRKLSASINKTKTIAIFINQLREKVGVMFGNPETTPGGRALKFYASVRLDVRGNTQIKGTGDEKDTNVGKETKIKVVKNKVAPPFKEAFVEIMYGEGISKTGELIKIATDLDIIKKAGAWYSYNDEKIGQGSENAKKYLADHPEVFDEIDRQVRVRYGLIEGDDLAEVVGSKAESPVETMEEVTLDLDDAIEIEE; translated from the coding sequence ATGGCAAAGAAACAAAAAAAATTAGACGAAATCTCAAAGAAATTCGGCGATGAGCGCCAAAAAGCCTTGGATAATGCCTTGAAAAACATTGAAAAGGACTTTGGTAAGGGAGCCATTATGCGTCTTGGCGAACGGGCAGAGCAAAAGGTTCAAGTCATGAGTTCAGGCTCTTTGGCCTTGGATATTGCCCTTGGTGCTGGTGGTTACCCTAAGGGACGGATTATTGAAATTTACGGTCCGGAGTCTTCTGGTAAGACAACAGTTGCTCTTCACGCCGTTGCTCAAGCGCAAAAAGAAGGTGGTATCGCAGCCTTTATCGATGCTGAGCATGCTTTGGATCCGTCATACGCGGCTGCTCTGGGTGTTAATATTGATGAGTTGCTGCTGTCTCAACCTGATTCTGGAGAACAGGGACTGGAAATTGCTGGTAAGCTGATTGACTCAGGTGCGGTGGACTTGGTGGTTGTGGACTCAGTTGCAGCCCTTGTACCGCGTGCAGAAATCGATGGCGATATCGGTGACAGCCATGTAGGTTTGCAGGCTCGGATGATGAGTCAGGCTATGCGCAAGCTGTCTGCTTCTATCAACAAAACGAAGACGATTGCAATTTTCATTAACCAGCTGCGCGAAAAAGTTGGCGTAATGTTTGGTAATCCTGAAACAACACCAGGTGGCCGTGCACTGAAGTTCTATGCTTCTGTCCGTCTGGATGTCCGTGGTAATACTCAAATCAAGGGAACTGGCGATGAGAAGGATACTAATGTTGGTAAAGAAACCAAGATCAAGGTTGTTAAAAATAAGGTAGCTCCGCCATTCAAAGAAGCCTTCGTGGAAATCATGTACGGAGAAGGTATTTCTAAGACAGGTGAGTTGATTAAGATTGCGACTGATTTGGATATCATCAAAAAAGCGGGTGCTTGGTACTCCTACAATGATGAAAAGATTGGTCAAGGATCTGAAAATGCTAAGAAGTACTTGGCTGATCATCCAGAAGTCTTTGACGAAATTGACCGCCAGGTTCGTGTACGCTATGGTTTGATTGAAGGCGATGACTTGGCAGAAGTGGTTGGCAGCAAGGCTGAAAGCCCTGTGGAAACGATGGAAGAAGTGACTCTGGATTTGGACGATGCCATCGAAATTGAAGAGTAA
- a CDS encoding ABC transporter permease, translating into MKLKLGVIGLFFCLIAAIGLVSISDTQKPIPLPIDGAFSIQGKSNLSNEEIYQMISGLSEEKKVKIYKPVVQNSGQLTYINLDDASHEQLKSIPITGMYYTLGEIDSNGLKKLTSTGLQVVYMAYPWYMGGMIQFTGSLRFLLMISIYLTLLVVLFVVRARQIKEGVIRRSLGLPVYNLKKDYLISVTFELIIVALLMVFYGSFLGSGLFTYSSKLFFSLLLTNFIIFQIIDAITFVLFWLTIKVEKPIEIIKNKAKNSLIFIVWLAVISSIIVVSGVFLRETKASQSKINIQIKHLEPWSAVKDWKRLEFLGIENESVTNGEEANDSGAKYIEIAKALKKLDFIYIKSSSAYVPDFMKTSHVTEDFSKQLKSDGITNPEVNKELVYINQTGAKVQNKVNGTNYRILDNKIATIYIPNKFKENKASIENTVVAEQFTGTNYTKDDLTVQVIPDGQEFFYFNENGSSVPENKDNLPLESVTNSKSNIVVVLDTDKMVETNDFILASNIIYNSLFSPEAIKDINDLSASLNFSINPVEVYQTVKLNIQSLEHQILLSKILQIIICGIVFLLIYQYAQMFVALKQNDYVKKIILGLSKTGMAISSLKYFMITIIMVILLTFIMTGQIELLYIGLASLTVLMMSIIISFRKLSDRYTQILKGDD; encoded by the coding sequence ATGAAATTAAAATTAGGTGTTATAGGACTCTTTTTTTGCTTAATTGCTGCCATTGGTCTGGTTAGTATTAGTGATACTCAAAAACCAATACCTTTACCAATTGATGGTGCCTTCTCCATTCAAGGGAAAAGCAATCTTTCTAATGAAGAAATATATCAAATGATTAGTGGCCTATCAGAAGAGAAAAAAGTTAAAATATACAAGCCGGTGGTTCAGAATTCAGGACAGTTGACTTATATAAATCTTGATGATGCCAGCCATGAACAATTAAAGTCTATACCGATAACAGGGATGTACTATACTCTAGGGGAAATAGATTCAAATGGTTTAAAAAAACTTACGTCTACAGGTCTGCAAGTAGTATATATGGCTTACCCTTGGTATATGGGAGGAATGATACAATTTACTGGCTCTTTAAGATTTTTGTTAATGATTTCAATTTACTTAACCTTATTAGTTGTTTTATTTGTTGTTAGAGCGAGACAGATTAAAGAAGGAGTGATACGACGTTCTTTAGGATTGCCTGTATATAACCTAAAAAAGGATTATTTAATTTCTGTTACTTTTGAGCTGATTATAGTTGCTTTATTGATGGTTTTCTATGGCTCTTTTCTGGGGAGTGGTCTCTTCACCTATAGTTCCAAGTTATTCTTCTCTCTACTTCTAACCAATTTTATAATTTTTCAAATTATTGATGCTATCACCTTTGTTCTATTTTGGTTGACTATCAAGGTTGAAAAACCTATTGAAATTATAAAAAATAAGGCCAAAAACAGCCTCATTTTTATCGTATGGCTTGCGGTTATTTCTAGCATAATAGTTGTTTCAGGAGTCTTTTTACGGGAAACAAAGGCTAGTCAATCAAAGATAAATATACAGATAAAGCATTTAGAACCATGGAGTGCAGTAAAAGATTGGAAAAGACTAGAGTTTTTGGGTATTGAAAATGAATCTGTTACTAATGGAGAAGAAGCAAATGACTCAGGAGCTAAGTATATAGAGATTGCTAAAGCCTTAAAAAAACTGGATTTTATATATATCAAATCATCTTCAGCCTATGTTCCAGATTTTATGAAAACTTCTCATGTTACAGAAGATTTTTCTAAGCAATTAAAAAGTGATGGGATAACGAATCCAGAGGTTAATAAAGAGCTGGTTTATATCAATCAAACAGGTGCTAAGGTACAAAATAAAGTTAATGGAACAAACTATCGTATTTTAGATAATAAAATAGCAACCATCTATATTCCTAATAAATTTAAAGAGAATAAGGCATCAATCGAGAATACGGTTGTAGCAGAACAATTTACTGGTACAAACTATACAAAAGATGATCTTACGGTGCAAGTCATTCCTGATGGGCAAGAATTTTTCTATTTCAATGAAAATGGCAGTAGTGTCCCTGAAAATAAAGATAATCTACCTTTGGAAAGTGTGACAAATAGTAAGAGTAATATAGTGGTTGTATTAGATACTGATAAAATGGTAGAAACTAACGATTTTATTTTGGCAAGCAATATCATATATAACTCACTTTTTAGTCCAGAAGCAATTAAGGACATCAACGATTTGAGTGCTAGTTTGAATTTTTCAATCAATCCAGTCGAGGTTTACCAAACTGTGAAACTTAATATTCAATCTTTAGAGCACCAAATTCTCCTTTCAAAAATACTGCAAATAATTATTTGTGGAATTGTATTTCTACTCATTTATCAATATGCTCAAATGTTTGTTGCCTTAAAACAGAATGACTATGTCAAAAAAATCATTTTAGGCCTATCGAAAACAGGTATGGCCATTTCAAGTCTAAAATATTTTATGATAACGATTATAATGGTTATCTTATTGACATTTATCATGACAGGACAAATAGAGTTATTGTATATTGGTCTTGCTTCTTTAACGGTTTTAATGATGTCAATAATAATAAGTTTCAGAAAATTATCTGATAGATACACTCAAATTCTAAAAGGGGATGACTAA